In Vibrio bathopelagicus, one DNA window encodes the following:
- a CDS encoding sigma-54-dependent transcriptional regulator produces the protein MPKLYFVDDEPAIRDSVEQAMLIEGIDIVCFPNAIEALKKINVAQAGIVITDIHMPVMDGIQLTQQLLSHNPHFQVIVLTGHGDVQTAVSAMKSGAYDFLEKPFVVDALLTAVKKAADKLALVEENNLLRKELAMQNQVGPKLIGQSPSMQTLRRELITLDTKANPLLLFVGDLGTGKRITAQYTHDLHSHQTAELCPVAAFNLPRNDQATFDQFVLQLFLKHQGGTLYIHETEALTSEQWLWLAALKPTLLRENSCKTNATCIIIATTVVPTTITGELRRFNLLPLAQRTEDIGSLFKHFARGAASRYQLPPPVITEKEIQRLIATHWSENIRQLRQHAELRVLTQVKQPSLDSDDNEQNDKNQRDMSLEEQQQSLSQRTDSFEQIILIEALHRHQGRLKEVQQELQVSRKTLYDKLRKHQLDKTDFKNR, from the coding sequence ATGCCCAAACTCTATTTTGTTGACGATGAGCCAGCAATTCGAGACTCAGTAGAACAAGCCATGCTTATTGAAGGCATCGATATTGTCTGCTTTCCCAATGCCATTGAGGCACTGAAGAAGATCAACGTTGCTCAAGCCGGAATTGTGATCACCGATATTCACATGCCAGTGATGGATGGTATTCAACTTACGCAACAGTTGCTCAGCCATAATCCCCATTTTCAAGTGATTGTGCTCACCGGACATGGTGATGTGCAGACCGCCGTATCAGCGATGAAATCTGGCGCTTACGACTTCTTAGAGAAGCCATTTGTTGTCGATGCTTTACTCACAGCAGTAAAAAAAGCAGCTGACAAACTGGCCCTAGTTGAAGAGAACAACCTGCTGAGAAAAGAACTGGCGATGCAAAATCAAGTGGGGCCAAAACTGATCGGGCAATCTCCTTCGATGCAAACCCTACGTCGGGAATTAATCACCTTAGATACCAAAGCCAACCCGCTATTGTTGTTTGTTGGGGATTTAGGAACAGGAAAAAGAATCACAGCCCAGTACACGCACGATTTACACAGCCATCAAACTGCTGAGCTTTGTCCTGTCGCAGCATTCAATTTGCCACGCAATGACCAAGCTACGTTTGATCAGTTTGTTCTGCAATTATTCCTAAAACATCAGGGCGGAACACTTTATATCCATGAAACAGAAGCATTAACGTCAGAACAATGGTTATGGTTAGCGGCTCTAAAACCCACTTTACTTCGTGAAAACTCATGCAAGACCAATGCAACTTGTATCATTATCGCAACTACAGTAGTTCCTACTACAATTACAGGTGAACTGCGCCGATTTAATTTACTACCCTTGGCGCAAAGAACGGAAGATATTGGCTCTTTGTTCAAGCATTTTGCTCGTGGTGCAGCCAGTCGATATCAGTTACCGCCGCCCGTTATCACAGAAAAAGAGATTCAGCGGTTGATCGCAACCCATTGGAGCGAAAACATTCGACAGCTGCGCCAACATGCTGAGCTCAGAGTGCTGACTCAAGTAAAGCAACCATCTCTCGACAGTGACGATAATGAGCAAAACGACAAAAACCAGCGTGATATGAGCCTTGAAGAGCAGCAACAATCATTAAGCCAACGTACTGATAGCTTTGAACAAATAATCTTAATCGAGGCGTTACATCGCCATCAAGGGCGATTGAAAGAGGTGCAACAAGAGCTCCAAGTCTCTCGAAAGACGTTGTATGACAAGCTGAGGAAACACCAACTCGATAAGACAGATTTCAAAAACCGATAA
- a CDS encoding type I secretion system permease/ATPase codes for MQDPLLNSLIYVSRYYGLANSPEALINGLPLSDGKLTPFLFPRSAERAGLVAKENRSDLESIPHLILPAVLLLKQGEACVLNSIDLEKQEAEIITAESGMVPIVIPVDELKEQFIGRYFLVKKQFRYDERSPEILKTRQGHWFWSTIWESKNIYRDVLIASILINIFAIAAPMFTRLVYDKVVPNLAFETLWVLASGIFVVFLFDLLLKLMRSYFIDVAGKKSDILISSKLFSKVLGIRMEAKPASVGAFAKNLQEFESIREFFTSATIGSLIDLPFALMFLALIWLMAGNLVFVPVVGVVVLIIYALLIQGPLRRTIEEGSRLASQKYANLIESLAGLETVKLFSAQSQFQFRWEEAVAHMANWNIKSRRITDSIQNTAGFVQQSTNVGMIIFGVYLIAEGELTMGGLIAATMLSGRAIGPLVQLSLLSTRYNQAKSSMTLIEQVMSMPDEQEEGKRYIHRPIIQGRIALDKVTFHYPDSPVASVRDLSLTITPGEKVAIIGRIGSGKTTLERLIMGLYKPTEGHVRIDDTDMEQLHHVDVRRNIGCVPQDSNLFYGSVRDNITLGRPLVDDRDVMDAANRAGVTAFTQQDPAGLERQVGEGGGLLSGGQRQAIAIARAFLGRPPVLLMDEPTSAMDNRSEMHIKHQLSQLLPSETLILITHKTSMLDIVDRVIVMEKGSIIADGPKAQVLSDLKQGRVRAAS; via the coding sequence ATGCAAGATCCACTATTGAACTCACTGATCTACGTTAGCCGATATTACGGGTTAGCTAACTCGCCCGAAGCGTTGATCAATGGGCTGCCACTATCCGATGGAAAGCTGACCCCTTTCCTATTCCCTCGCTCTGCTGAGCGTGCGGGATTAGTGGCGAAAGAAAACCGTTCCGACTTAGAAAGCATCCCTCATCTTATTTTACCTGCTGTTTTACTTCTCAAGCAGGGCGAGGCATGTGTTCTTAATAGTATCGATTTAGAAAAACAAGAAGCAGAGATCATCACCGCGGAAAGCGGAATGGTACCGATCGTCATTCCAGTCGATGAACTGAAAGAACAGTTTATTGGCCGCTATTTCTTGGTCAAAAAACAGTTTCGTTACGATGAACGCTCACCTGAGATTCTAAAAACACGTCAAGGTCACTGGTTCTGGAGCACGATTTGGGAATCGAAGAACATCTATCGAGACGTGCTGATCGCATCCATCTTGATCAATATCTTCGCCATCGCGGCACCGATGTTTACTCGATTGGTGTACGACAAAGTAGTACCCAACCTCGCGTTTGAAACCTTATGGGTGTTGGCGAGCGGGATCTTCGTTGTCTTCCTTTTCGATCTGCTTTTGAAATTGATGAGAAGCTACTTTATTGATGTCGCGGGTAAAAAGTCGGACATTCTGATTTCATCCAAACTTTTCAGCAAAGTACTCGGGATTCGTATGGAAGCAAAACCAGCATCAGTAGGTGCTTTTGCGAAAAACCTCCAAGAATTCGAATCGATTCGTGAGTTCTTTACCTCTGCGACGATTGGCTCGTTAATCGATTTACCATTTGCCCTAATGTTCCTGGCTCTAATTTGGTTAATGGCAGGGAATCTGGTGTTTGTTCCTGTGGTCGGTGTTGTCGTTCTGATCATCTATGCATTGTTAATCCAAGGCCCGCTACGTCGAACCATTGAAGAAGGTTCACGCCTCGCTTCTCAGAAATACGCGAACTTAATTGAGAGTCTGGCAGGTTTAGAAACCGTTAAACTTTTCAGCGCTCAAAGCCAATTCCAATTTCGTTGGGAAGAAGCGGTAGCGCATATGGCGAATTGGAACATCAAAAGTCGTCGCATTACTGACAGCATCCAAAACACCGCAGGTTTTGTTCAGCAAAGTACCAACGTCGGTATGATCATTTTTGGCGTGTATTTGATTGCTGAGGGCGAACTTACGATGGGTGGCTTGATTGCTGCAACCATGTTGAGTGGTCGTGCGATTGGACCTCTTGTTCAACTGTCATTGCTTTCGACGCGTTACAATCAGGCAAAATCTTCGATGACCTTAATCGAACAAGTGATGTCGATGCCTGACGAGCAGGAAGAAGGAAAGCGTTATATCCACCGCCCGATCATCCAAGGTCGCATTGCACTGGATAAAGTAACCTTCCATTACCCTGATTCTCCGGTCGCATCAGTCAGAGATTTGAGCCTAACAATTACACCAGGTGAAAAAGTGGCGATTATCGGCCGTATTGGTTCAGGTAAAACGACATTAGAACGCTTGATAATGGGCCTCTACAAGCCCACAGAAGGTCATGTACGTATTGATGACACCGACATGGAGCAACTTCACCATGTCGACGTACGACGCAATATAGGCTGTGTACCGCAAGACAGTAACTTGTTCTACGGTTCAGTGAGAGACAACATCACATTAGGTCGTCCATTGGTCGATGACCGCGATGTTATGGATGCCGCTAACCGCGCAGGCGTTACTGCTTTCACTCAGCAAGATCCAGCGGGCTTAGAGCGCCAAGTCGGTGAAGGGGGTGGTTTACTATCGGGTGGTCAACGTCAGGCGATCGCGATTGCTAGAGCCTTCCTAGGTCGTCCACCAGTGCTATTGATGGATGAACCAACCAGTGCCATGGATAACCGTTCTGAAATGCACATCAAGCATCAGCTTAGCCAACTGTTGCCTAGCGAGACGCTAATTCTGATCACGCACAAGACTTCGATGCTAGACATTGTTGATCGAGTGATTGTGATGGAGAAAGGCAGCATTATTGCCGACGGTCCAAAAGCACAGGTTCTGTCTGATCTTAAGCAAGGTCGAGTAAGAGCAGCAAGCTAG
- a CDS encoding transglutaminase-like cysteine peptidase, with amino-acid sequence MKSRLSLLLLVLTSFTSSALNKSDQRWIDAVSETYGERAAKRVTTWRSNIATYGGLSEREKLESINQFFNQMYFVDDSILWGKNDYWATPLEFLGSNAGDCEDFTIAKYFSLLELGVPDKKLRLVYVKALELNQFHMVLAYYSKPSAEPLILDNLNPEIKRGSKRGDLRPIYSFNGKNLWLIKSAAGSGKLAGKSSRLSLWNDLRSRERSLKLNKPIINYDE; translated from the coding sequence ATGAAATCTCGGCTCTCGCTTTTGCTGTTGGTCCTCACCTCTTTTACTTCTTCGGCACTCAATAAGAGTGACCAACGTTGGATTGATGCTGTATCCGAAACCTATGGAGAGAGAGCCGCTAAGCGAGTCACCACATGGCGCTCAAATATTGCGACCTATGGTGGATTGAGTGAAAGGGAAAAACTCGAATCCATTAATCAATTCTTCAACCAAATGTACTTTGTCGATGACAGCATACTTTGGGGAAAGAACGATTACTGGGCAACACCACTGGAGTTCTTAGGCAGTAACGCGGGTGACTGTGAAGATTTCACCATCGCGAAGTACTTCTCTTTACTCGAACTGGGCGTGCCAGACAAAAAATTAAGATTGGTGTATGTAAAAGCACTCGAGTTAAACCAATTCCATATGGTGTTAGCGTACTACTCGAAACCAAGTGCAGAACCACTAATTTTGGACAACTTAAACCCTGAGATAAAACGCGGTTCCAAGCGCGGCGATCTGCGACCAATTTACAGTTTCAATGGTAAAAACCTTTGGTTAATCAAGTCGGCAGCAGGCAGCGGTAAGCTAGCAGGGAAATCTTCAAGATTGAGCTTATGGAACGACTTACGTTCTCGTGAGCGCTCTCTAAAATTAAACAAACCCATTATCAATTACGATGAGTAG
- a CDS encoding HlyD family type I secretion periplasmic adaptor subunit → MSQKNFSKLNDTELEYVDDKTAALLLNTPTSARIMLWVIILFFVAAIAWANWAEIDKVTVGQGKVIPSSQIQVVQNLEGGLVKEILVREGQRVQKGQQLLLIDDTRFRSDFREREQQVANLTANVLMLSASLTSVVIDEEFSVAEWKKSVLLDYGKLAFPPKFYELQPKLVNRQKAEYRQDLNNLKNQLSVFDQQVEQKQQDLIEIKARVRNLKQSYQFARQELDITKPLADEGVVPRIELLKLQRQVNDTRREMTSSELKVPLLRSAIKESMLSRIDAALNFRSEQQEKLNQAQDKLSALTESAVGLEDRVNRTVVVSPVTGTVKTLGINTVGGVIQPGMDIVEIVPTEDSLLVEAKIAPQDIAFLRPELTAIVKFSAYDFTKYGGLEGVLEHISADTTQDEEGNSFYIVRVRTEKHNFGQNEELPIIPGMTASVDIITGKRTVLEYMLKPILSAQNNALKE, encoded by the coding sequence ATGAGTCAGAAAAATTTCAGCAAATTGAACGATACCGAACTTGAGTACGTCGATGATAAAACAGCGGCACTGCTACTCAATACGCCAACCAGCGCGCGTATAATGTTGTGGGTAATCATTCTGTTTTTTGTTGCTGCTATTGCATGGGCGAATTGGGCTGAAATAGACAAAGTCACCGTAGGCCAAGGCAAGGTCATCCCTTCCTCTCAAATCCAAGTGGTTCAAAACCTTGAGGGTGGCTTAGTCAAAGAGATATTGGTTAGAGAAGGCCAACGAGTTCAAAAAGGTCAGCAACTACTGTTGATCGATGACACTCGTTTTCGTTCCGACTTCCGAGAACGCGAACAGCAAGTTGCCAACTTAACCGCCAACGTATTGATGCTTTCAGCCTCATTAACCAGTGTTGTTATCGACGAAGAGTTCTCTGTAGCAGAGTGGAAAAAAAGTGTCTTACTCGACTACGGTAAACTGGCCTTCCCTCCAAAATTCTACGAGCTTCAACCAAAATTGGTGAATCGCCAGAAAGCAGAATATCGTCAAGATCTGAATAACCTTAAAAACCAACTTTCTGTTTTTGATCAACAGGTTGAACAGAAACAACAAGACCTAATTGAGATTAAAGCGCGTGTTCGTAACCTAAAACAGAGCTACCAATTTGCACGCCAAGAACTGGACATTACCAAACCGCTTGCGGACGAAGGCGTGGTACCAAGAATTGAATTACTTAAGCTGCAAAGACAAGTTAACGACACTCGCCGAGAAATGACCTCAAGTGAGCTCAAAGTTCCTCTTCTACGTTCTGCCATTAAAGAATCCATGCTCAGCCGTATTGATGCCGCGTTGAACTTCCGCTCAGAGCAACAAGAAAAGCTCAACCAAGCACAAGACAAACTTTCTGCATTAACAGAATCCGCAGTCGGCCTTGAAGACCGAGTAAACCGTACTGTGGTGGTTTCTCCAGTAACCGGCACCGTTAAAACACTTGGTATAAATACCGTCGGTGGTGTTATCCAACCGGGTATGGACATCGTTGAGATTGTACCGACAGAAGACTCTCTATTGGTTGAAGCGAAAATCGCCCCGCAAGATATCGCTTTCCTACGTCCAGAATTGACTGCCATCGTTAAATTTAGTGCCTATGACTTCACTAAATACGGCGGTCTAGAAGGCGTGTTAGAGCACATCAGTGCCGATACCACTCAAGATGAAGAAGGCAACAGCTTCTACATCGTGCGTGTTCGCACCGAAAAGCACAATTTTGGACAAAACGAAGAGTTGCCGATCATTCCAGGTATGACGGCTTCAGTGGATATCATCACAGGTAAGAGAACCGTTCTTGAGTACATGTTGAAACCAATACTTAGCGCTCAGAACAATGCGCTGAAAGAGTAA
- a CDS encoding bifunctional diguanylate cyclase/phosphodiesterase, protein MTLYKQLVVGMVAVFILLMTSVFMIEFNTTRGYLEEQQRSEVSNTINTVGLALAPYLEEKDKVAVESVINALFDGSSYSVVRLIFLDTGDDILRSYPVKSTGVPEWFTSLNLFEPVHDRRVITSGWMQLAEVEIVSHPGPAYDQLWQAFTRLLTIFGSIFLLGLISISWILKRALRPLSLIITKMDQIAKNQFGEPLVRPKTKDLILVVDGINHMSTQVELAFKNQAKEAQKLRERAYIDPVSQLGNRAYYMSQLTQWLEESSLGGLAVLKAEFISEEYDEKGYQEGDALVHQLAEQLQASISSPDITIARISSDEFGFIMPNIDESELKLVASSIVNCIQNLGSDPTGMANPHIALGVTYSNKRKTSTEIMSLVDNALSSAKANRELNYGYVTADDHGAVMGKQQWRMLVEEAIINDLITFRLQAANNAFGKTYHQEVFSAIEKDGVRYGANQYLYALEQLEMSHILDQYVIEKMIEKLNAKEVTSPVAINISPSSISQPSFIRWIGKTLEQNTSIAHLLHFEIPENCFINVPHYTALLCNTIRNADAVFGVDNYGRNFQSLDYINEYRPSYVKLDYLFTHNLDDEKQKFTLTSISRTAHNLGVTTIASRIETQTQLDILSDNYVEVFQGFIVDK, encoded by the coding sequence ATGACTTTATATAAACAGCTTGTGGTCGGGATGGTTGCGGTGTTCATACTGCTGATGACGTCAGTTTTTATGATCGAATTCAATACCACCCGTGGATACTTAGAGGAGCAGCAACGCTCTGAGGTAAGTAATACCATTAATACTGTTGGACTGGCTCTCGCCCCTTACCTAGAAGAAAAGGACAAGGTGGCAGTAGAGTCTGTTATCAACGCCCTGTTTGATGGCAGTTCTTACTCCGTCGTTCGATTGATTTTTCTAGACACCGGAGACGATATTCTTCGCTCTTACCCTGTGAAGTCCACGGGAGTGCCGGAATGGTTTACGAGTTTAAATCTATTTGAACCTGTTCATGACCGCCGCGTAATCACCAGTGGCTGGATGCAACTGGCAGAAGTTGAGATCGTGAGTCACCCAGGTCCTGCTTATGACCAACTATGGCAAGCATTTACCCGCTTACTGACCATCTTTGGATCGATCTTCTTATTGGGTTTGATCTCTATCTCATGGATCCTTAAACGTGCACTGCGTCCTCTCTCATTGATCATTACCAAAATGGATCAGATCGCCAAGAATCAGTTTGGTGAACCACTGGTTCGTCCGAAAACAAAAGATTTGATCTTAGTGGTTGATGGTATTAACCACATGTCTACTCAAGTTGAATTGGCGTTTAAAAACCAAGCCAAAGAAGCTCAGAAGCTACGTGAACGCGCTTATATTGATCCGGTATCACAATTGGGTAACCGTGCTTACTACATGTCTCAGTTAACTCAGTGGTTAGAAGAGTCAAGTTTAGGTGGTTTAGCGGTACTAAAAGCCGAATTTATTAGTGAAGAGTACGATGAAAAAGGCTACCAAGAAGGCGATGCCTTAGTTCACCAACTGGCTGAACAGTTACAGGCGTCAATTTCATCACCAGATATCACCATTGCTCGTATTTCGAGTGACGAGTTTGGCTTCATTATGCCAAACATTGATGAGAGCGAACTTAAACTCGTCGCAAGCAGCATTGTAAACTGCATCCAAAACCTAGGTTCAGATCCAACCGGTATGGCGAATCCACACATTGCGCTTGGTGTCACATACAGCAACAAACGTAAAACCAGTACTGAAATCATGTCGCTGGTGGATAACGCTCTCTCAAGTGCCAAAGCGAACCGTGAACTTAATTATGGCTACGTAACAGCCGACGATCATGGCGCTGTGATGGGTAAACAACAATGGCGTATGTTGGTTGAAGAAGCGATCATCAACGACCTAATCACGTTCCGTCTTCAGGCTGCAAACAATGCCTTTGGCAAAACGTATCACCAAGAGGTGTTCTCTGCGATTGAGAAAGACGGTGTTCGTTACGGTGCTAACCAATACCTGTACGCATTAGAGCAGCTTGAAATGAGCCATATTCTCGACCAATACGTTATCGAGAAGATGATTGAAAAACTAAATGCAAAAGAAGTAACGAGCCCTGTTGCTATCAATATCTCACCAAGCAGTATTTCTCAGCCAAGTTTCATCCGTTGGATTGGTAAAACCCTTGAGCAAAATACCTCAATCGCTCACCTACTCCACTTTGAGATTCCAGAAAACTGTTTTATCAATGTTCCGCACTACACCGCGCTGCTGTGTAACACCATTCGCAACGCTGACGCAGTGTTCGGTGTCGACAACTACGGACGTAACTTCCAATCATTGGATTACATCAACGAATACCGCCCGAGCTATGTGAAGCTGGATTATCTGTTTACTCATAACCTTGATGATGAAAAACAAAAATTCACATTAACGTCAATCTCAAGAACGGCTCATAACCTTGGCGTGACTACCATTGCGTCACGAATTGAAACTCAGACTCAGCTTGATATTTTGTCTGATAACTACGTAGAAGTGTTCCAAGGCTTCATTGTTGATAAATAG
- the pdxH gene encoding pyridoxamine 5'-phosphate oxidase: protein MELTDIRREYAKGGLRRKDLAADPIEQFNLWLEQAIEAKMTDPTAMTVATVDENGQPFQRIVLLKNVDKDGFVFYTNLGSRKAHQLEHNSKISLHFPWHPLERQVHITGTAEKLTAMENMKYFSSRPKESQLAAIASKQSSRISARGILEGKYLELKQKFAKGEIPVPSFWGGFRVRVDSIEFWQGGEHRLHDRFLFSRQDNSWDIDRLAP, encoded by the coding sequence ATGGAACTGACAGATATTCGTCGTGAATACGCTAAGGGTGGACTGAGACGTAAAGACTTAGCCGCAGACCCTATTGAGCAATTCAATCTATGGTTAGAACAAGCCATCGAAGCTAAGATGACTGACCCTACTGCCATGACCGTTGCCACGGTTGATGAAAATGGTCAGCCATTCCAACGAATTGTTTTGTTGAAGAATGTTGATAAAGACGGTTTCGTTTTTTACACCAACTTGGGTAGCCGTAAAGCGCACCAACTTGAGCACAACAGTAAGATCAGCCTGCATTTCCCTTGGCACCCACTTGAGCGACAAGTTCATATTACTGGCACCGCTGAAAAGCTGACAGCAATGGAAAACATGAAGTACTTCTCATCTCGCCCGAAAGAGAGTCAGTTGGCTGCCATCGCGAGTAAGCAAAGTAGCCGTATTTCTGCGCGTGGGATCTTGGAAGGTAAGTATTTAGAGCTTAAACAGAAGTTCGCGAAGGGAGAGATCCCTGTGCCTTCTTTCTGGGGTGGCTTCCGAGTACGTGTTGATAGCATTGAGTTCTGGCAAGGTGGTGAACACCGTCTGCATGACCGCTTTTTGTTTTCACGCCAGGACAATAGCTGGGATATCGATCGCCTAGCGCCTTAG
- a CDS encoding sensor histidine kinase yields MTKKRPNLLTPFVLFSLLLGIAGLSATHFVAVQYQEKIVAQQLNEAANKANLQIDSELEKFKQIPDLLSHDPRLLSYFNDKALSNKITTMELNRLLFDWSNQSQADTIYIHDQSGTVVASSNYQKPRTFVGENFSFRPYFASAIKGDKTHYVALGARSNVRGYFLSSPLYLSDNIVGVITVKVSLENLENILTSDDFEIVVLDSNQVVFLSSQHGWLYQSLLPLTQAQQQEIARNRQYGQSQISIIDAFQASSVTNSNRSNPSTNNQTQLATNQLNRLGSFKLYPASTSNNQYQVVALKETKAELRKVLQIDATFLVIYSLVVLIAWSWRQTYLAKVALTQLNQNLEQTVDKRTHYLKQSNDQLQQTIYQYQESQLKLKQTEQELTQTAKLAVLGELSASINHEINQPLAALRTYSENSLKLLEMERSDLVKSNLEKMIGLNSTITDIISRLRVFTRKVTKQEHHVANLHQAVNNSTSILSAVMIKQGITLRLSTIPDDLNIAIHPTELEQVLVNLIHNATQALQQQALQQQDLQQQTIEQQSLDHQASPQIGIEWQLQNDTCKITVWDNGIGMADDKLNQLFDPFFTTKPEGLGLGLSISKRIIEAYNGTITASQHQPSGMMFTLDIPLYQN; encoded by the coding sequence GTGACTAAAAAACGGCCTAACCTTCTAACACCCTTTGTTTTATTCTCATTGTTGTTAGGCATAGCAGGGCTGAGTGCAACCCACTTTGTGGCCGTGCAGTATCAAGAAAAAATCGTCGCGCAGCAGCTTAATGAAGCAGCCAACAAAGCCAATCTACAAATCGATTCTGAACTCGAAAAATTCAAACAAATTCCTGACTTACTCAGCCACGATCCACGCTTGCTCTCATATTTTAATGATAAAGCTCTATCAAACAAAATCACGACTATGGAACTCAATAGGTTGCTGTTTGATTGGTCGAATCAGAGCCAAGCTGACACCATCTACATTCATGATCAAAGTGGCACAGTCGTCGCCTCGAGTAACTACCAAAAACCGCGTACCTTTGTAGGTGAAAATTTCTCATTTCGTCCCTACTTTGCGTCTGCTATTAAAGGCGATAAAACCCATTATGTCGCCCTTGGTGCGCGTTCAAATGTCAGGGGGTACTTTTTATCGTCACCGCTGTATCTCTCCGACAACATAGTTGGGGTCATTACCGTTAAAGTCAGTTTAGAAAACCTTGAAAATATCCTCACCAGCGATGACTTTGAGATCGTGGTACTCGATTCAAACCAAGTGGTCTTTCTTTCTAGCCAACACGGCTGGCTTTACCAGTCACTGCTGCCTTTAACTCAAGCACAACAACAAGAAATTGCGCGCAACCGCCAATACGGTCAAAGCCAAATATCGATCATTGACGCCTTTCAAGCTTCATCAGTGACTAACAGTAACCGCAGCAACCCGTCGACAAACAATCAAACACAACTGGCAACGAATCAGCTCAACAGGTTAGGCAGCTTTAAGCTTTACCCTGCCTCAACCAGCAATAATCAATACCAAGTGGTTGCCTTAAAAGAAACCAAGGCCGAGTTACGTAAAGTCTTGCAGATAGACGCCACCTTTCTGGTTATCTACAGCTTAGTCGTGCTCATTGCTTGGTCTTGGCGTCAAACTTATCTCGCGAAGGTCGCCTTAACACAATTGAACCAAAACTTAGAGCAAACCGTTGATAAGCGAACTCACTATTTAAAGCAGTCTAACGACCAACTTCAACAGACGATCTACCAATATCAAGAATCTCAGCTGAAGCTTAAGCAGACAGAGCAAGAGCTGACGCAAACTGCCAAGCTAGCCGTGCTTGGGGAGTTATCAGCCAGCATCAACCACGAAATCAATCAACCGCTTGCGGCGCTGAGAACCTACAGTGAAAACAGCCTTAAACTGCTTGAGATGGAACGTTCAGACCTGGTTAAAAGCAACCTTGAGAAAATGATTGGTCTCAACAGCACCATTACCGACATCATCTCGCGGCTCAGAGTCTTTACTCGCAAGGTCACCAAACAAGAACATCACGTCGCCAACCTGCACCAAGCAGTCAATAACTCGACCAGTATTCTGAGCGCAGTCATGATCAAGCAAGGCATCACGCTCCGATTAAGTACCATACCGGATGATCTCAATATCGCGATTCACCCAACCGAGCTCGAACAAGTGTTAGTGAATCTGATTCACAACGCCACTCAAGCGCTTCAACAGCAGGCACTTCAGCAACAAGATCTGCAACAGCAAACGATAGAGCAGCAATCTTTAGATCACCAAGCGAGCCCGCAGATTGGAATCGAATGGCAATTGCAAAACGATACCTGCAAAATTACGGTTTGGGATAACGGGATAGGAATGGCTGACGACAAGCTGAATCAACTGTTCGACCCATTTTTCACCACCAAACCCGAAGGCTTAGGATTAGGGCTGTCGATATCAAAACGCATTATCGAAGCGTATAACGGCACCATTACTGCGAGTCAGCACCAACCATCGGGAATGATGTTCACGCTCGATATTCCGCTTTATCAGAATTAG